A genomic window from Peromyscus maniculatus bairdii isolate BWxNUB_F1_BW_parent chromosome 1, HU_Pman_BW_mat_3.1, whole genome shotgun sequence includes:
- the LOC143271204 gene encoding T-cell ecto-ADP-ribosyltransferase 2-like — translation MTTVMTTRVHGPARKMLPFWAKWLMFSPDTLRTSEAKKAASRIILKEMVIAVDIWVTGLTEPSDLDMAPNAFDDQYEGCAEDMERKAPQLLQEDFNMNGQLKLEWEQAEKRWKEIKNTMRTPKGFHDFHGTALVAYTGKIHEDFNRAVREFKKNTTNFHYKAFHYYLTRALQLLSNQSCHSVYRGTRNKFRYSGKGSVRFGQFASSSLEERVALYSFGGVNGTLFTIKTCLGANISEFSYKPKQKEVLIPGYEVYHNVTITASGKGYNKTSLHSPQRGKSNFNCFYSGSTNSSHFSSSGESGSVLEVELVGDIMKWKRGWYSLPEDTC, via the exons ATGACCACAGTCATGACCACTCGGGTCCACGGTCCGGCCAGAAAGATGCTGCCGTTCTGGGCCAAATGGTTGATGTTCAGTCCTGACACGCTGAGAACCTCAG aagccaaaaaggcAGCTAGTCGTATCATATTGAAGGAGATGGTCATAGCTGTGGATATCTGG GTGACAGGCCTGACTGAGCCTTCTGACCTGGACATGGCTCCCAATGCATTTGATGATCAGTATGAGGGCTGTGCTGAAGACATGGAGAGAAAAGCACCCCAGCTGTTACAAGAAGACTTCAACATGAATGGGCAATTAAAACTTGAGTGGGAACAGGCAGAGAAACGATGGAAGGAGATAAAAAATACAATGAGGACTCCCAAAGGTTTCCATGACTTCCACGGAACGGCTTTAGTGGCTTACACCGGGAAAATCCATGAAGATTTTAACAGAGCAGTTAGAGAATTCAAGAAAAATACCACTAACTTCCATTACAAGGCCTTCCATTACTACTTAACAAGAGCCCTTCAGCTTCTGAGTAACCAGAGTTGTCACTCAGTTTACAGAGGCACCAGGAACAAGTTTCGTTACAGTGGGAAGGGCTCTGTGCGGTTTGGGCAGTTTGCGTCTTCATCTTTGGAAGAGAGAGTAGCTCTTTACAGCTTTGGTGGTGTTAATGGGACACTGTTTACCATCAAAACCTGCTTGGGGGCTAACATAAGTGAATTTTCCTACAAACCTAAACAAAAGGAGGTGTTAATTCCAGGCTATGAAGTATATCACAATGTCACCATAACAGCAAGTGGAAAAGGGTATAACAAAACTTCTCTGCACTCCCCCCAAAGAGGGAAGAGCAACTTCAATTGCTTCTATAGCGGTTCTACCAACAGCAGTCATTTCAGCAGCTCAGGTGAGTCTGGGTCTGTGTTAGAGGTGGAGCTAGTGGGGGACATCATGAAATGGAAGAGGGGGTGGTATTCCCTACCAGAAGACACCTGTTAG